A single genomic interval of Carettochelys insculpta isolate YL-2023 chromosome 28, ASM3395843v1, whole genome shotgun sequence harbors:
- the LOC142002534 gene encoding uncharacterized protein LOC142002534 — MAGLNLHSVLVTGANQEIGLELIKQLLGSSNPPEWVFAACQDPAGERMQELQNLTAKHPNLVMVALEVTAPASIKAAAARVEAHLKGSGLNLPVNNAGIQKLNRLESETPEDMALVYVTNVTGPLLVSQAFLPLLKQAAQGSPQTGLSCSKAAIVNMSSEAGSIQNLYLWHLGQVISFCCSKAALNMLTKCQSLGYGGDWILNVTVHPGWVQTDMGNSDSIHAWKG, encoded by the exons ATGGCTGGCTTAAATCTCCACAGTGTTCTGGTGACCGGGGCCAATCAAGAAATTGGCCTGGAACTCATCAAGCAGCTTCTGGGGAGCTCCAACCCaccggagtgggtctttgccgccTGCCAGGACCCAGCAGGAGAGAGAATGCAG GAGTTGCAGAACCTGACGGCCAAACATCCAAACCTGGTGATGGTTGCTCTTG AAgtcacagccccagccagcatcAAGGCGGCGGCAGCCAGAGTTGAGGCACATCTGAAAGGCTCTGGGCTCAATCTACCAGTTAACAATGCTGGGATACAGAAATTGAACAGGCTGGAGTCAGAGACACCagaggacatggccctggtgtacgTGACCAATGTGACGGGGCCCTTGCTGGTGAGCCAG gccttcctgcccttgctgaagcaggctgcccagggaagcccccagacagggctaagctgcagcaaggcggccatTGTAAACATGTCCAGCgaggctggctccatccagaatCTCTACCTCTGGCATCTGGGACAAGTCATCTCCTTttgctgcagcaag gctgctctcaacatgctcaccaagtgccagtcCTTGGGGTATGGTGGAGACTGGATCCTGAATGTCactgtccatcctggctgggtgcagacagacatggggaaTTCTGACTCCATCCAC GCGTGGaagggctga